A region of Larimichthys crocea isolate SSNF chromosome X, L_crocea_2.0, whole genome shotgun sequence DNA encodes the following proteins:
- the tox4a gene encoding TOX high mobility group box family member 4-B — protein MDLNFYSDLSDGCAQNVDSEFLDTQAYGGYSEENKFPEGSDSYLTISGGGHPFLSAEQTFHTPSLGDEVFEIPPISLDPDQALSISDAVSHFELNDGSDGTGGPSGPRSLVSNLVVEANDPSFASTFVNSTSQGLEQLNLGAMGQAGGGALLSSSALELGNSSGSHFSSSSPMTIDVQLGDIGHGLLGSSHLSTINQSVLAMGLGGENIRHHSETHEQPLSATPSPAGSLQDEDMDDFKRSVLVDSPMSLSSSLTHISSHPVPTSSLTPATFRRGGGKPATMASVAAAAGAKKGRKKKDPNEPQKPVSAYALFFRDTQAAIKGQNPNASFGEVSKIVASMWDSLAEEQKQVYKRKTEAAKKEYLKALAAYRANQLSQPATEEMEAAPSPPPPVVNQTPAALHSAGHQPIRPATTNLEENTITNICASNIILNVPEVTTRSRTGANKAMAPAAAAPPAQTITKIIIPKHMLQAGGQVVTVLPGGVRTLQPTLLLSGASRQPPPLQQMQNAPLPPRLQQMAPAPPPLQAKPREGSTTAGLPVSVTATPPPPLQIKIVPASLQGKDALPIIVPNTAVVSSTATTSAQSAPVVSVQVVNSADTQGNTDEDEVTEVLPSEEDEMEVNGSSDAATMRSVCARTGCNNPAVESDDWDKEYCSNECVANHCRDIFRTWCSIRNQTLGTVK, from the exons atggaccTCAATTTTTACTCTGACCTGTCGGATGGCTGTGCTCAAAATGTTGATTCGGAGTTTTTGGACACACAAGCTTATGGAGGATACTCCGAGGAAAACAAG TTTCCAGAAGGAAGCGACAGTTACCTCACCATCAGTGGAGGAGGACACCCTTTCTTGTCTGCTGAG CAAACATTTCATACGCCCAGTCTCGGGGATGAGGTGTTTGAGATCCCCCCCATCTCCCTTGATCCAGACCAGGCTCTGAGCATCAGTGATGCAGTGTCCCACTTTGAGCTGAACGATGGTTCAGATGGCACCGGAGGACCTTCAGGCCCCCGCAGCCTTGTTAGCAACCTGGTGGTTGAGGCCAATGATCCTTCCTTTGCTTCCACCTTTGTGAACTCTACGTCTCAAGGCCTGGAGCAGCTGAACCTTGGGGCAATGGGCCAGGCTGGAGGGGGAGCCCTGCTGAGCTCTTCTGCTTTG gaacTGGGGAATTCCAGTGGGTCACATTTCAGCAGTTCATCCCCCATGACCATCGATGTCCAGCTTGGTGACATCGGTCACGGCCTTCTGGGAAGCAGTCACCTGTCCACCATTAACCAGTCTGTGCTGGCGATGGGTCTCGGAGGTGAAAACATCAGGCATCATTCAGAGACTCATGAGCAGCCTTTGTCTGCAACACCATCACCAGCCGGCTCCCTGCAGGATGAGGACATGGATGACTTCAAG AGGAGTGTGCTGGTAGACTCCCCcatgtctctctcctcttccctcacCCACATCTCCTCCCACCCAGTTCCTACATCTTCACTTACCCCGGCTACATTCAGGAGAGGTGGGGGGAAGCCAGCCACGATGGCCTCAGTGGCCGCAGCAGCGGGTGctaaaaaaggaaggaagaagaaagaccCAAATGAACCACAGAAGCCCGTTTCAGCGTACGCCCTTTTcttcagagacacacaggcagCCATTAAGGGCCAGAACCCCAACGCATCTTTTGGGGAGGTGTCAAAGATTGTGGCCTCCATGTGGGACAGCCTGGCTGAGGAGCAGAAACAG GTGTACAAGAGAAAGACGGAAGCAGCCAAAAAGGAGTATTTGAAAGCGCTGGCAGCCTACAGAGCCAACCAGCTCTCACAG CCTGCCACTGAGGAGATGGAGGCCGCCccttcaccacctccaccagtGGTCAACCAGACACCTGCAGCCCTTCACTCTGCTGGTCACCAGCCCATCCGACCAGCCACCACCAACCTGGAAGAGAACACCATCACCAACATCTGTGCCTCCAACATAATCCTGAACGTCCCGGAGGTGACCACACGTTCCCGCACAGGAGCAAACAAAGCCATggctccagctgctgcagcacccCCGGCCCAGACCATCACCAAGATTATAATCCCAAAGCATATGCTGCAGGCAGGGGGTCAGGTGGTGACTGTGTTGCCAGGAGGGGTTCGTACTTTACAGCCTACACTATTATTGTCGGGTGCCTCTCGTCAGCCGCCTCCGCTGCAGCAGATGCAGAACGCACCACTTCCACCACGGCTCCAGCAAATGGCGCCGGCGCCTCCACCCTTACAGGCAAAACCCCGCGAGGGAAGCACCACAGCAGGTCTCCCTGTGTCGGTCACTGctacacctccacctccactccaGATAAAAATAGTCCCCGCCTCCTTGCAGGGCAAAGACGCCCTGCCAATTATTGTCCCTAATACAGCAGTCGTGTCGTCGACTGCGACTACATCCGCCCAATCTGCACCAGTTGTGTCAGTGCAGGTGGTGAACTCTGCTGACACGCAAGGCAATACAGATGAGGATGAAGTTACAGAAGTGCTGCCCTCAGAAGAG GATGAGATGGAGGTTAATGGGTCCAGTGATGCTGCAACTATGAGGAGTGTGTGCGCGAGGACAGGCTGCAACAACCCGGCTGTGGAGAGCGATGACTGGGACAAAGAATACTGCAGCAACGAATGTGTGGCCAATCATTGCAG aGACATATTCAGGACGTGGTGCTCCATCAGGAATCAGACCTTGGGAACAGTGAAATGA